Proteins found in one Bremerella volcania genomic segment:
- the nagB gene encoding glucosamine-6-phosphate deaminase has translation MTERTADRPEMSIQSTALPCAVFSTSEALSRHVAEIVAAIIRERQAQKATAVLGLPTGSTPMGVYRELVRMHQEEGLDLSNVITFNLDEYYGLKPDQLQSYHRTMHEVFFQHVNIPSENIHIPDGTIPLDEVDAYCDDYESKIRAAGGIDLMLLGIGTNGHIGFNEPFSIRNSRTRLCTLDPITRRSAASDFFHEENVPHQAITMGIGTILEARKILLLALGQGKSSIIRDTLQGPITNRVPATILQEHRDTSVYIDSAAASKLTAVSEPWTEGEVEWDQTMIKRAVLWLCEKTGKALLKLDDDDFRKHNLHQLLRHHGPAPSLAHRVFRWMMDTIEYHPAGKEKKKAICFSPHPDDDVISMGGTLIRLVDDGHEAHVAYMTSGNIAVFDHDAQRFADFVTQYNRLFGIEEKKSAEVEKLVVESLKAKPPGEPDVDAVLTIKGLIRRSEAIAGALKAGCQEEHLHFLDLPFYRTGKVAKNPLGDEDVKIVKELILKVKPDQVYIAGDLSDPHGTHRVCAMAIFNALLEIEAETGSRPEALLYRGAWQEYPLHEIEICVPLSPNDMFKKRQAIFMHESQKDSALFPGTDPREFWERAEDRNTGTADSYNKIGLPEYFAMEAFVRWNGQPL, from the coding sequence ATGACTGAACGAACCGCTGATCGACCTGAGATGTCGATCCAGTCAACCGCATTGCCGTGCGCTGTTTTTTCCACCAGCGAAGCCCTCTCTCGCCACGTCGCTGAAATCGTCGCCGCGATCATTCGCGAAAGACAAGCTCAAAAAGCGACCGCTGTGCTCGGACTTCCAACCGGTTCCACGCCCATGGGCGTCTATCGAGAACTGGTTCGCATGCACCAGGAAGAAGGGTTGGATCTGTCCAACGTCATTACCTTCAATCTGGACGAATACTACGGTTTGAAGCCGGACCAACTGCAAAGTTACCACCGTACGATGCACGAGGTTTTCTTTCAGCACGTGAATATTCCGTCGGAGAATATTCACATCCCCGACGGAACTATTCCACTGGACGAAGTTGACGCGTATTGCGATGACTACGAAAGTAAGATTCGCGCCGCTGGGGGGATCGACCTGATGCTTCTGGGCATCGGCACGAACGGGCACATCGGCTTCAACGAGCCGTTCAGCATCCGCAACAGCCGAACCCGGCTCTGCACGCTCGACCCGATCACGCGTCGCAGTGCCGCGTCGGACTTCTTCCACGAAGAGAATGTTCCGCACCAGGCGATCACGATGGGCATCGGGACGATCCTCGAAGCTCGCAAGATCTTGCTGCTGGCCTTGGGGCAAGGCAAATCGTCGATCATTCGCGACACCCTGCAAGGTCCCATCACCAATCGCGTGCCGGCGACCATCCTGCAGGAGCATCGCGACACGTCGGTCTACATCGATTCGGCAGCGGCCAGCAAGTTGACCGCCGTGTCCGAACCCTGGACCGAAGGGGAAGTCGAGTGGGACCAGACGATGATCAAGCGGGCCGTGCTGTGGCTTTGCGAAAAGACCGGCAAGGCCCTGCTGAAACTCGACGACGATGACTTCCGTAAGCACAACCTGCACCAACTGCTGCGTCATCATGGCCCCGCGCCGAGCCTGGCTCACCGCGTGTTCCGCTGGATGATGGATACCATCGAGTATCATCCGGCTGGCAAGGAAAAGAAGAAGGCCATCTGCTTCAGTCCTCACCCGGACGACGACGTGATCAGCATGGGGGGCACGCTCATTCGCCTGGTCGACGACGGTCACGAGGCCCACGTCGCCTACATGACCAGCGGTAATATCGCGGTATTTGACCACGACGCCCAGCGTTTCGCCGACTTCGTCACGCAGTACAACCGCCTGTTCGGCATCGAAGAAAAGAAGTCGGCCGAAGTCGAAAAGCTCGTCGTTGAATCGCTTAAGGCCAAGCCGCCTGGCGAGCCCGACGTCGACGCGGTACTCACCATCAAAGGCCTCATCCGCCGCAGCGAAGCGATCGCCGGGGCCCTGAAAGCTGGCTGTCAGGAAGAGCATCTGCACTTTCTCGACCTGCCGTTCTATCGCACCGGTAAGGTTGCCAAGAACCCGCTGGGCGACGAAGACGTGAAGATCGTGAAGGAACTGATCCTCAAAGTGAAGCCTGATCAGGTTTACATCGCCGGCGATCTTTCCGACCCGCACGGTACGCACCGCGTGTGTGCGATGGCGATCTTCAACGCTCTTTTGGAAATCGAAGCGGAAACGGGCAGCCGTCCGGAAGCACTGCTGTATCGTGGTGCCTGGCAGGAATATCCGCTGCACGAGATCGAGATTTGCGTGCCGCTGTCACCGAACGATATGTTCAAGAAGCGTCAGGCGATCTTCATGCACGAGAGTCAGAAAGATAGTGCGCTGTTCCCTGGGACCGACCCGCGTGAGTTCTGGGAACGAGCCGAAGACCGCAACACCGGCACCGCCGACTCGTACAACAAGATCGGCTTGCCTGAGTACTTCGCGATGGAAGCGTTCGTTCGCTGGAATGGACAACCGCTTTAA
- a CDS encoding AraC family transcriptional regulator — protein sequence MNPVQKACWYVESHLRDDLSLDIIASACHVSSYHLTRAFAASAGISLMRYVRARRLSEAAQRLADGADDILTMALDYGYGSHEAFTRAFRSQFGVTPEHVRAQGNVLELTLEEIFTMNSSATTDLSEPTIEDLPALRLAGLVQRYHCESPESIPRQWERLDPYLGNINGQVGATAYGVVYEFDPEGNFAYLTGVEVTEDPQIPADFQRLTVPPQRYAVFSQKSHIAGIRNVFSAIWNQWLPQSAYQAAEAPTIERYGQEFNPSTGLGGYQIWLPIRD from the coding sequence ATGAATCCCGTTCAAAAAGCTTGTTGGTACGTAGAAAGTCACCTACGTGATGACTTATCGCTCGACATCATTGCGTCGGCATGCCACGTTTCTTCTTATCACTTAACTCGCGCTTTTGCGGCATCTGCAGGGATCTCCTTAATGCGTTACGTCCGGGCACGTCGCCTGAGTGAGGCGGCACAGAGACTTGCTGATGGCGCAGACGACATTTTGACAATGGCACTCGACTATGGTTACGGTTCTCACGAGGCGTTTACCCGGGCTTTTCGCAGTCAATTCGGCGTCACGCCAGAGCACGTTCGAGCCCAGGGAAACGTCCTAGAATTAACGCTTGAGGAAATCTTTACCATGAATTCATCCGCCACGACAGACCTTTCAGAGCCCACCATCGAAGATCTTCCGGCGCTCCGTTTGGCTGGACTTGTGCAGCGATATCACTGCGAGTCTCCCGAGAGCATTCCTAGGCAATGGGAACGCCTGGACCCCTACTTAGGAAACATCAACGGACAGGTTGGAGCCACGGCCTATGGTGTCGTTTACGAATTCGATCCCGAAGGGAACTTCGCCTATCTTACCGGAGTCGAAGTAACAGAAGACCCGCAGATTCCGGCAGATTTTCAACGGCTGACCGTTCCACCACAGCGCTACGCTGTATTTTCGCAGAAGAGCCATATCGCTGGCATTCGCAACGTGTTCTCGGCCATCTGGAACCAATGGTTGCCGCAATCAGCATATCAAGCCGCCGAAGCTCCTACGATTGAACGCTACGGCCAAGAGTTCAATCCGAGTACAGGCCTGGGTGGCTACCAAATCTGGTTGCCTATTCGCGATTGA
- a CDS encoding Flp family type IVb pilin — protein MLPKILHFLRSEDGPTSVEYAIMLAMILMAVIGAITFIGMLTQDSYNYSKTEIERTFPDLGV, from the coding sequence ATGCTCCCCAAGATTCTCCACTTTCTGCGTAGCGAAGACGGGCCCACGTCCGTAGAGTACGCCATCATGCTGGCCATGATCCTGATGGCAGTCATCGGCGCGATCACCTTCATCGGCATGCTGACCCAAGACAGCTACAACTACTCGAAGACCGAAATCGAGCGGACATTCCCCGACCTGGGCGTGTAA
- the lexA gene encoding transcriptional repressor LexA — MASSQSATDSLTKRQKDVFYFIREKIQSRGYGPTVREIGEEFEISSPNGVVCHLKALERKGLISREKNMSRAIQLKAEVEEDAGLPFVGRIAAGVLHEAIGQDERVDFGTMFSHRDHFVLEVTGDSMIEAHIDEGDYVVVKQQETARPGEIVVAETDEGEATLKYWYPEKNRIRLQPANSGMQPIYVKNAKVRGVVIGVVRKF; from the coding sequence ATGGCAAGTTCGCAATCGGCCACCGATTCCCTTACCAAACGTCAAAAGGACGTCTTCTACTTCATCCGCGAGAAGATCCAGTCTCGCGGCTACGGTCCCACCGTGCGGGAAATCGGGGAAGAATTCGAGATCAGCTCGCCCAACGGCGTCGTGTGCCATCTGAAAGCCCTCGAGCGCAAAGGGCTGATCTCGCGCGAAAAGAACATGTCCCGGGCCATCCAACTCAAAGCCGAGGTCGAGGAAGATGCCGGCCTGCCGTTTGTCGGGCGAATCGCCGCCGGCGTGCTGCACGAGGCGATCGGCCAGGACGAACGGGTTGATTTCGGCACGATGTTCAGCCACCGAGACCACTTCGTTCTGGAAGTGACCGGCGACTCGATGATCGAAGCCCACATCGACGAAGGGGACTACGTCGTCGTCAAGCAGCAGGAAACGGCCCGCCCCGGCGAGATCGTCGTGGCCGAAACGGACGAAGGGGAAGCGACCCTCAAATACTGGTACCCCGAAAAGAACCGCATCCGCCTGCAACCCGCCAACAGCGGCATGCAGCCTATCTACGTCAAAAACGCGAAGGTCCGCGGCGTGGTCATCGGCGTAGTAAGAAAGTTCTAA
- a CDS encoding sigma-54-dependent transcriptional regulator, with amino-acid sequence MKILFADDEKSLQKLMGLELPRLGHTVTVCPDGVTAIAAIEKEDFDCLLVDLDMPGKGGIDVIKKAKETRPDTEAIILTGKSSTESAIAAVEFKVFAYLTKPCRLMELKTLLEGVAKKREQDRRIKALTSRLDRIEGKSKLIGDSGAMEIVNKMIAKVAPSNSAVLIRGETGTGKELVAKAIHDQSLRHAQPFVAVNCGALPENLIESELFGHRKGAFTGAEETRIGLFEVAHGGSLFLDEIGELPKALQAKLLRVLETGEIRRVGENSSIKVDVRIISATHRHIEDMVQDGDFREDLMFRINTFEIQLPPLRERTEDIPLLAEHISRRFWPTIPMTHTVFATETIHALKSHSWPGNVRELANVVEHATILCEELPIQPQHLPRRFSEQSPSGGDRPELRAVSGPMSLRELEMQAIHEALDRHDGNKPQAAEELGISLKTLYNKLNQATAGEKTA; translated from the coding sequence CTGAAGATATTGTTTGCCGATGACGAGAAATCGCTCCAGAAGCTGATGGGGCTCGAACTGCCGCGTCTCGGCCATACCGTTACCGTCTGCCCCGACGGCGTCACTGCGATCGCCGCGATCGAAAAGGAAGACTTCGATTGTCTGCTGGTCGACCTCGATATGCCCGGCAAAGGGGGCATCGACGTCATCAAGAAGGCCAAGGAAACCAGGCCGGACACCGAAGCGATCATCCTGACCGGCAAGTCGTCGACCGAAAGCGCGATCGCCGCGGTCGAGTTCAAGGTCTTCGCCTACCTGACCAAGCCTTGCCGCTTGATGGAACTGAAGACGCTGCTGGAAGGGGTCGCCAAAAAACGCGAGCAAGATCGCCGCATTAAAGCCCTCACCAGCCGCCTGGATCGCATCGAAGGCAAGTCGAAGCTGATCGGTGATTCCGGCGCGATGGAGATCGTCAACAAGATGATCGCCAAGGTCGCCCCCTCGAACTCGGCGGTACTCATTCGCGGCGAGACCGGCACCGGCAAGGAGCTAGTCGCCAAAGCGATTCACGACCAGAGTCTGCGTCACGCACAACCATTCGTCGCGGTGAACTGCGGCGCGCTGCCTGAGAACCTGATCGAAAGCGAACTGTTCGGTCACCGCAAAGGGGCTTTTACTGGGGCGGAAGAAACCCGGATCGGCCTGTTTGAAGTCGCTCACGGCGGGTCGCTGTTTCTGGACGAGATCGGCGAGCTTCCCAAGGCACTGCAGGCCAAGCTGCTGCGGGTGCTGGAAACGGGCGAGATTCGCCGCGTGGGTGAGAACAGTTCGATCAAGGTCGACGTCCGCATCATCAGCGCGACGCACCGTCACATCGAAGACATGGTGCAGGATGGCGACTTCCGCGAAGACTTGATGTTCCGCATCAACACCTTCGAGATTCAACTGCCGCCGCTGCGCGAGCGGACCGAAGACATTCCCCTGCTGGCCGAGCACATCAGCCGCCGGTTCTGGCCGACCATTCCGATGACGCATACCGTCTTCGCTACGGAAACGATTCACGCGCTCAAGTCTCACTCGTGGCCGGGCAACGTGCGTGAACTGGCCAACGTGGTCGAGCACGCCACGATTCTGTGCGAAGAACTGCCGATCCAGCCGCAGCACTTGCCGCGCCGCTTCAGCGAACAATCGCCCAGCGGCGGCGATCGACCGGAACTGCGGGCGGTGAGCGGTCCGATGTCCCTGCGTGAACTTGAAATGCAAGCCATCCACGAGGCCTTGGACCGCCACGACGGCAACAAGCCGCAAGCGGCCGAAGAACTGGGAATCAGCCTGAAGACGCTTTACAATAAGCTGAACCAGGCAACGGCCGGCGAGAAGACGGCGTAA
- a CDS encoding sensor histidine kinase, which produces MLNRRPLKHKLIIGSGLLLALVLALFIVTITGGLSYRQVARDISARSVELPLAIDFSLAVTELRHTLNQARNSKRFGFHDSATDPPLLREEFRAKFLSVQEALRRYEDQLNRSGAGDSDIGDDSDERDTIGEIHGSIQKLDDQYQDADWYLNDIKNDELISEIDQLHMLAKKLPTFLIEDMQQLKDEVRGQYRLWITASVMVISLTVCAIISAAYACYRWLFSPLKILMDGSRRVANGDFDHRIQLEGHAELAILADAMNAMTHRFQAIESNLNEQVQDRTRQVVRSEQLASVGFLAAGVAHEINNPLASIAFCAESLRSRINEGETDPGGETTHFRDSDVTVLQTYLGMIEEEAFRCKEITERLLDFSRLGDVEKTETDVRDLVQGVIDMVRHLGKYREKNLIFEDDQVALAPVNGPEIKQVVLNLITNALDSIDPGGHVLVKVSEERGQVKVTVKDDGCGMTEEVRRHLFEPFFTRRRDGQGTGLGLSISYRIVSDHGGQIDAWSEGPGLGSEFSFTLPCREASKRNDRRHQAA; this is translated from the coding sequence GTGCTCAACCGACGTCCACTCAAACACAAATTGATCATTGGCAGCGGTCTGCTGCTGGCGTTGGTGCTCGCGCTGTTCATCGTGACCATCACCGGCGGTCTTTCGTATCGGCAGGTCGCGCGGGACATTAGCGCCCGATCGGTCGAACTGCCGCTGGCCATCGACTTCTCGCTGGCCGTGACCGAGCTTCGCCACACGCTCAATCAGGCCCGCAATTCCAAGCGATTCGGCTTCCACGATTCGGCGACCGACCCGCCGCTGCTGCGGGAAGAATTCCGAGCCAAGTTTCTTTCCGTCCAGGAAGCGCTGCGCCGCTACGAAGACCAGCTCAACCGCAGCGGTGCCGGCGATAGCGACATCGGCGACGACTCGGACGAACGCGATACGATCGGCGAGATTCACGGCTCGATCCAGAAGCTGGACGACCAGTACCAGGATGCCGATTGGTACCTGAACGATATCAAGAACGACGAACTGATCAGCGAGATCGATCAGCTGCACATGCTGGCCAAGAAGCTCCCCACGTTTCTGATCGAGGACATGCAGCAGCTCAAGGACGAAGTCCGCGGCCAGTATCGGCTCTGGATTACGGCCTCGGTCATGGTGATCTCGCTGACGGTCTGCGCGATCATTTCGGCCGCGTATGCCTGCTATCGCTGGCTGTTCAGTCCACTCAAGATCTTGATGGATGGTTCGCGGCGGGTTGCCAACGGCGACTTCGATCACCGCATTCAGCTGGAAGGACATGCCGAGCTGGCCATTCTGGCCGATGCGATGAACGCGATGACGCATCGTTTCCAGGCCATCGAAAGCAACCTGAACGAACAGGTTCAAGACCGCACCAGGCAGGTCGTACGTAGCGAACAGCTGGCCAGCGTCGGCTTTCTGGCCGCTGGCGTGGCGCACGAAATCAACAATCCGCTGGCCTCGATCGCCTTCTGTGCCGAGTCGCTACGATCGCGCATCAACGAAGGGGAAACCGATCCTGGCGGCGAAACGACCCATTTCCGCGATAGTGACGTAACGGTACTACAGACCTATTTGGGAATGATCGAAGAGGAGGCCTTCCGCTGCAAGGAAATCACGGAACGCCTGCTCGACTTTTCGCGTCTAGGAGACGTCGAGAAAACCGAAACCGACGTGCGCGATCTCGTTCAAGGCGTGATCGACATGGTCCGTCACTTGGGCAAGTATCGTGAAAAGAACTTGATCTTCGAGGACGACCAGGTCGCCCTCGCACCGGTGAACGGACCGGAAATCAAGCAAGTCGTGCTCAACCTGATTACCAACGCCCTGGACAGCATCGACCCAGGCGGACACGTGTTGGTGAAGGTGAGCGAAGAACGCGGGCAGGTCAAAGTGACCGTCAAAGATGACGGCTGCGGCATGACCGAAGAGGTTCGACGTCACTTGTTTGAACCCTTTTTTACCCGACGCCGGGACGGCCAAGGGACAGGACTGGGGCTTTCGATTTCGTACCGCATCGTGAGTGACCATGGTGGTCAGATCGATGCTTGGAGCGAAGGGCCAGGCCTCGGAAGTGAGTTTAGTTTTACGCTGCCATGCAGGGAAGCAAGTAAGCGCAATGACCGAAGACACCAAGCAGCCTGA